From the Lathyrus oleraceus cultivar Zhongwan6 chromosome 3, CAAS_Psat_ZW6_1.0, whole genome shotgun sequence genome, the window GCTCCCTTCATAGGCAAGTGAAATAGTAGACGAGTCCCTCAGTTGAAACCGTACAAGCTCACAGGTACCTATGTGGCATGGCCATTTACAAATTCGAGGAAACACGTCTTTTTTTAGGTGATATTCCGAGACACTCAAACGTCAGTCAATTTGGCTAGATTGAGTGTTTGATGATAAGAGTCAGAGGTCGAATTTAATGCACCTCATGATGATATTTCTCAGGAAGACAAATCATCTCCCGTGTTTACACGTAGCCTTTAGGCGTGGAGACATTCCCGCTTCTGGAGTCAGCGTATTGGGTGAATATGTGAGTTTGTTTCTTTGCACTTCCTATATATTTTCCGAAGTATTACTTCACTCCTTCTTCCTTTTTTTCAAAGCCTCTTTCATTTGGACTGTTACTTTCTTGAACCATTACTTTCATCTACTATGGCGAGAAAAGCTATGTTTATCCATGTGCGAAACATAGCCTCCTTGTACTCTACTACGGATATGATCAACAAATTTTTACCATGGGATTAGTTTTTCTAGCACAGAAAGAGAGAGGTATGTGCTTATGGAGCATTGTTCGAGGGATTAAAGAGAAAATATGGATACCTTTGATGATCTGTCCGTTCTTTATTTCTACCTCCATCTTTCCGTTATCTATGATTTAGGGGTTGTGGTTCCTTTTACTTCTTTTGAAACATGCTTTTTATTTGCTGTTAATGTGGCCCCTTCTCAAGTTATTCCAAATGTTTGGGGTATATTAGGGCCTTTCAGATAATGTCTCGTCACGTGGGCGTGTCTCATTCTGTTAGGGTGCTTTTATACATTTTTTGGATGGAGTTTCTTCTCAGCAGTGGTTGGGTGACTTTACACCTTTTTTTAGAGGTGAGTTTTTTAAACTCCTTCGCTAGTCCTTACGAAGATTCGAAGGAAAAATTTGCTCAAATAAGAGGGTTAGACAATGCGTTACCCATTATGGTGGGGCGGGAGGCAAGCCCCTATTCCATTTTTCTTAGACCTCTGATCCTAAGTTCATCGTGTGGGTGGACTCACATGTCCTCCCTCCCTTTGACCGTGAGGTAATCCAGGTTTTAGAGTGTTTCTTCCCTCTAGAGTGCAGTACTCTTATTGCTCGAGACCGTGAAGATGTCAAAGGAGTGGACGAGTACTTAGGTAAGTGTGAATATTTTTATTGGCATTCCATTTGTATAGGCATTTTCTAAGGTTTATCATATGCAAGAAAGATGATACTGGTGCCTCTTGATGAAAAAAGGGAGTTTCTGGTGAAAATATAGGCGGATGAGCAGTGTGTGATGTGGTCTTTTTCTTGTGGCACCTTTAATGCTCCAAGGGCGTCGCAAGGTGAATTCTTTTGGGTGGAGGAGATTCTCCCTTATAAAGCTCTTAGGTGGGAAGAGAGCTTTTATGATCTGGGTGGGAACCAATGAGTAGGTCCTGGGGCGGAGAGGCCGATGGACGCTCAACCTCCCCCGAAACCTTGTTTATGGAACAACTCCACTTTTGACGTTGTGACTTCCACTAATAATTTATTTTCCTTCCCCGAGAACTTCCTCGACGATTATCAGATGCTTTCCTCCGTGTCTCATACCCAACTATCGACTTTGATagaggtccagctggtgagatTCTTTTTGGAGGAAAAAGCACTAAGGGAGAAGCGTTTCGATACGCTAAGGATAATATATTCTAGGGTGTACAATTTGAACAAACGTACAGGGGATGGCGAGGTGGTGTTGAAGAAAATGAAGGTAATGAGGGAAGATATGAAGGTGCTCGTCGAAGGAGTGGTCGCCCATGCGCGTGTTCAACAGGAAGAGGTGAAGGGTTTAAAGAAGTCTCTAGAGGAAACCCATAACGCTCTCGAGGGTATGAAGGAGAAGGTCTCTCAGCTTACAAATGATTTCATGACAGAATTTGTTCATCACTTTGAGGAGGCGAGAAGACAGATATCTCTCTTTTATCCCATCTGGATTTAAGCCCTTTAGACCTTTTTAAGGTGGTTCTATATGGGGAGTTGGTGGATGAATaataatttcttttattttttcatttttgatgtAATCTTATTTACCCCTTTGGGTTTTTTGTAACAATTCCAGATAGTGTTGTCCCTTTGTGGGTGTCTTTATATTAATTTCTTTTAGTGTTAGTTGCTCTGTTATTTGGCTTAATCTCGGGATGACTGCAACTATGGCAGCTTCCAAGGTGACTAGGAATATCTCTTGGGGTATTACATGTGTATGATTGCTTTAATGGGCGGAAAGGATCCCATATTTAGGGATTCAGCATAATAATTTCCTCTATGGGCGACAAGGATCTCACCTTGGGGGATCCATCATGATAATTGCCTCTATGGATGGAAAGGGTCCTATCTTGAGGTGATCAATCATAATAATTGCCTATATGGTCGGCAAGAATCTCACCTTGGGGGATCCAGCATAATAATTGCCTCTATGGGCGAGAAGGGTTCTGCTTTGGGGGATCCAACATAATAATTGCCTTTATGAGTGACAAGTATCCCACCTTGGGGGATCCAACATAATGATTACCTATATGGGTGGAAAATATCCCATCTTGGGGGTTCAATATAATAATTTCCTTTATGGGGGGAAAAATCTCACCTTGGGAATCCATCTTAATAATTGCCTCTATAGGCAACAAAGATCCCACCTTGGGGGATCCAACATATTTATTATTTGTCTTTTATGGACTTAAATTTCCTACACAGATATGGAATAATGAATAAATATAGATAAATAAGGATGAGTTTCCTCATTAAAAACCCTCGCCCCCTAAAGGAACGGAGGGAAGAAAGTGCATCTGAACTAATAACTTGTCCTTACAACCGACCGAGTTCCATTACTCGCCTAAAAATGTCAACTAGGTTAAGAGAAGATAAACACAATTACATAAATGGATAACAAAAACAAAATAGATGGATCCAGAGGAGAAGTGGGTGTTTCCCCTTGCTTGCAGGTTCCCTTGTCTCCTGAGGTCAGATGGGGAGGTTACTTACTCTCGCCCCTCTCTCTTAGCGGCATGATCCCATAGCCATCTTTTTTTCACCTTTACGTCCTGAAAATGCACCCTCTTTAACTTGAGGTTTCTCACTTAGCATTTACTGGCAAATTCCTGGTCTCCTTGAACAACTCTCACTCGCCCATTGGGGAGCAGGTATTTCATACACAAATACAAGGTAGATAAAACGGCTCCCAGACAGTTAAAGGTTGGTCATCCAATAATCATATCATACGAGGAAGGGCGTTAGTGACTAAGTACTTAACCTTTATTTCCTTGGCATGGTCTTGCTCTTCGAACGTGATCCTTAGGGTGAGGTAGTCTTTCACCCGCACATGTTCTCATAAGGATCCAAACAACAATCCCTTTAAGGGCTTCAAGTCTTTGGATTCATACACAATCTCTCGAAGGCATCCTAATACAATATGTTGGCAGAGCTTCCCTGATCCACAAGAACCCTTTTGATCTCCCATTCCTCCTACTTGACGGAGATGACCATAAGGTCTTCATTGTGAGTAAAGATTCCAAATACATCTTCCTCCAAGAAGACAATTGTGGCTTTTGGTTCTTTCGTATCCTTGACCTGGGGGAGGTCTTCCATGCTCAGGACTTAACGAGCGTATCTTCTGCGGGCGGAGCTGGTCTCGTCACCCCCAATGAATGCTCATGCTATGAAATTAAGCGTGTGACGTTCCATTGTACTGCCCTCGCCCTGGGATGCTTCTTTGGATTTGCTTGGCCTTGGACTTCTTGCATCTTCCCGCCCATGCAGGTTATGTCGTTCCACTTGGATGGAGGATTCGTTCTTCATATACTTCTTGAGGTGGCCCTCCTGTATCAGCTTTTCTATTTCCATCTTTAATCGGTAGTAGTCGTCGGTATAATGTTCTTTTACCCTTTGGAACTTACACTACCTTTCAAGATCATATTCCATCACCTCGAACCCATGGGAAAGTGGTGTCGCGATGTTGTACAGGTGGAGTACCTCGTGCAATATTTGTCATTTGCGGGTGTTCAAAGACATGAAACTCTTTGTCGTCTTCCTCACCTTTTTTAGTGTGGATTTTCTCTTTATGGGCAAGGTATAACAGTTTTTCCTCGAGGGATGAGAGCTCCCAGCCCCGGGAATACGCTTTTTGACATCGCATGCCTTCTTTTCAACATTACTTTCTTTGCCTTTGATGTAGCACTTCGCCCTAGCGAATACCTCGACTAACGTGAATGTTGGCTTTTGGGTGAGAGATTCATTGGAGTATCCCACCTTGACTCCATTTTGGAATGCTCCCACAAACATTTCTTGGTTCAGATAGAAAATCTTGATAATGGCTTATTGAATTAATGTGCGAGATGTTCCCTCAACGATTATGACGGAGCTTGAAGAATGTTGAACAGGCTCGTGGTGGACATATTCTTATGGAGTCTGGTGCCGAACTGGTGTACCAACTTTCTCACAAATTCCTAATAGATGTTAATAGAGGCACATGGAAGGTCATGTACCATCTGAGGGCAGCCTCCCTGAAGGTGCCTGAGAACATCTTAGATTTTAGGTAGTCTTGTGCTCCTATGTTGGCCATTTGTATGTTGATGGAAGCGATGTGTTCATAGGGATCACTATGTCCATTGAAATTGGCCAAGGATGAGGGTTTGAAAACTTCGTCCAAGAGTGGCTAGGGATCCAGCAGTTCCACCTCTTTCGGGGGATTGACCTCTTGTTGGGGCTGCCTGATGATCTAGACGTCATTTTCCAACGTCTGGTTATGGCGTCTTAATTCATCCACGGCGGCTCACATCTCTGCAATTGCCTCAACAACGCATATACTGTTGGTACTCTCAAGAGTAGGGGATGAAGCTCTTATGTTCACCATGGTCAATAATAGTTAAGGGATGGAGTTAAGGGTGGAACAGGGAACAAGATGGTTGTTAAAAAGGGGTGTGACCCATATTAGTTTTACCAGTCTCCACGGTGGGTTCCATTGTACTGTCCAAAAGTATATGATGTGTATGTTTCCAAAAGTAaagagtgtgtgtgtgtgtgtgtgtgtgtgcgaCATCGTAGGTAATGCTGATTCCCGTAAGAGTAGGGGATGAATCTCTTCTGTTCATATAATGTTGTCATCCCAAAAAAAGGAGACAAATAAGGCGACTACAAAAATCCATAGAAAATGCATGATACAAAAAGGGCACTAATGGACCTACTCATCGTCCCTTAGGTGACCATCTCGAACTACTTAAGATAGGTACATCTGACTTAGGTCCAACCCTGGATAGAAAAAGGTTATATGTTTCTTCATCCTTTAAAAGAACTGATCAGAAGCAGCCACTGCATCATCCTTGAGCGATGATACCTCTTACTCTCTTTTATTGAGTTAAGGGTTTTTTCGAGGGATCCCTTCAAATTTTCCCACTCCTCAGCATAAACTCGTTCttctaagggggggggggggggggggggggggggagcTCCATATCATTTATCTCATTCACCAAGGTCATCATTGCCCTCTAATGCTCTTAGAGACACCTTTTGACAAAGGAAAATGGAGATTTCAACTCACTTGTCGCTTGAAGATGCTTCAACTCACTTTTTTTTAGCAAATACATATAtctataaaaataataaaatagtttttttttatcTATTATCTGTTTGTCAATAAGTAAAATTtacaaaatattaaaaaaatagaaatagaaaatatttttataaaataaatgacattttAACCTCCAAATGTTCGGAAAAAAACTTTTATGGATGGAGTTTGCTTTTCATAATCTCATAAGTTCCCTTAAAAACATCTTATTCAAGATAATGTCAAATACTGGATGTAGTTCAAATATTTATTTTTCATGTGAGATGTTGTGAGATTTTAGTTCACACCATTTTAATAGTTATTAGTAAATTAAATCAATTTTGTATACCTTTATTAATATGACCGTGGTAGGGAAGGAACATAATACTAATGCCCACTAGCTAGAACCTAAATCCACATTATATTTTCAGTCTCTCTAAATTAAATATTTGTTGATTTTGTGCTTCTAAATAATGAATTAGTGTACGAAACTATTTTACGCCAAAGTTTCTGCTGTATTGTCTTTGTTTCTTACAATAATCTTAATGTGTTGTTTAAGTGGAGTAGTACATCTGGTAGTACTTTTGCTGTCATAATGATTGTGAATATAATTGATAAATAAATACGAATGTGAAACGTTAAATAAAATGGGGATGTAGCTCAGATGGTAGAGCGCTCGCTTAGCATGCGAGAGGTACGGGGATCGATACCCCGCATCTCCAAATTTCTTTTTCTTCAATGTTTTCGTTCAGTTATGTTCTTGTACTTTTTACGCGTGTTGCATACTTTTTTTTTTGTCGTGAATGAAACCAAACagacttttattttatcatacCTTTTCGCGAAAAACATTGAACTTTCATCATTAACTTTTTTCAGACAATTTTATTATTCTGCAATATCTTATTACTGTAGGTTTTTTTTTTGAAGTTAATATCATTATTGTTTTGCAAGCAAATATCTCACGAGAATCATAACTTTTTTTAATCTAACTGTATTACATGTTTAGCAATAAATTTTAGATATGCACTTCAGATTCAAtcaaaatttatttattaatttattttagATCATTTTTGTTTACATGATTATATCATGCATTTTAGTTAACAAATTTACAATTTTATATTAAATAGTTTAAATAAATTCAAACTTATTTgttaaattatatcaaatggataTGAAAAGTACATTTCTGAATATATAGATATTTGAATGAAGAAGTTTGTGTACAAAAATCTAAAGGGTTCAATGATCTTTGCTCACTAGATCATATTTACAAATTCAAGAAGGTGATCTATGGCTTGAAAAAACTCCTAGAGTTTGGTATAAAAGGATCACATCTTTTCTCCCTAGTAATGGTTATGTTAGATGAGGAATTTGCAAAAACTCGATTTGTTAAGAAAGAAGAAAGAAAGCTAATGATAACccaaatctatgtggatgatattgtaTTTGGAGGAATGTCAAGCAAGATGATAAaatcaatgttttaaaaatcggAATGGAGATTGAACTGATAAAATTTGCGGTTTAAAGTTCAATTGGTACAATCGGTTAAACCTGCGGTCGAaccgtttattaaataaactaataatataaaattaaatttcataaaTATGTCACATATAATCATATgttcacaacttaataaaataatctacttttaatatataaaagttaattatcaccataattacttaattaccctaattacaatccataatacagCTAATTTCATGTTCTtataagtaatttcgtactaaactctatttaatactctaactaaactctatttaatactctaactaactctaccattttacaatttaataaatttgcctcgacaacataaaaattgattcaactgtatattatataaaatataattaaaaaattgattcaaatatatcaaaatacattaaaagagagtttttcattgggtaaggtgatgtatgatatgagtaattttcaatgggtgaattattttatggatttgggataaaaagagaattttgaaatcttgaattatggtgtggatttggaataagaggtggatttccaaaatatggggtgttttgttgatttgggatacaaagaggacttccatcattttgcataaaattggagcatgtgttatgttgattgaggttcattttcaaataaaatgtgtacacaaaaaaattaaaataaaataaaataaattggtcaaatttagactagatgtgagtgaaaaatgtgataaaataaattacctatttatactactaaaaaatattaccgttattttattgttgttgcaatcttatcattccaaaataaaatcaatatcctgaaatcaaattagttattattgtaatttttttgccaaatattatcgttgcttgattttctttaaatgacaaaacgatttttttttaataataaatattaccgttattttattgttgttgcaatcttatcattccaaaatgaaatcaatattctgaaatcaaattaattattattgtagtttttttgccaaatattatcgttgcttgattttctttaaatgacaaaatgaattttttttaataataaatattaccgttattttattgttgttgcaatcttatcattccaaaatgaaatcaatattctgaaatcaaattaattattattgtagttttttttgccaaatattatcgttacttgattttctttaaatgacaaaataaatttttttaataataaatatactgATTTTTTAAGTGGTCTTTCTGAAATGTCAAACCGAGAATATGAAAAGAGGGAGAAGTAATATGAAACGGTTTGATGAAAATTAggattttatttaattgaataaattgatattattattattattaatattgttatttattaatatttattatcatcattattaATCCCATTTACCCATTTAATAACTCAAAATATTTCAAAACCACTATTCCAAAACCACTGACAATATTATACCATTTTAACTAACTCTACCATTTTACAATTTAATAAATTTGCCTCGACAACATAAAAAAACGCCTTCTCCTATTACTTGCACGCCGAAAATTTCATTGGGAACACAACAGTCTTCACGCCTTCTTCTTCAAGAATGCTGCTAATCAATTCGATGTTATATATGTGTAACATCAAAGGTTGGATCCTTTTCAGCATTTTGCCACACACCTCTATCAAAtttatatactcttttttttccaggttattaggtttgtaattttatagtcatctaaatttgcagttacattaatttttgaattttttttcagtgaaaatgagtagaaaggttgatcctgtgaaagacatcaatgactcaaaagaaacttggcgtcttgctattcgaataatggatgtttggagtgttgtgaataataagggtattgaacatttggagatgattgttatggattccttggtaaattgcttttctttttttaagtatagatttttgtatgatagttagtaattacaacaaaatgcttttttgtataacatataaaaagaagattatttttattttgttagggtgatcggattcatgtccttattcgtcatgaccatttactgaaatggaaagaggtcattaaggagaatatgacctgcattataaacaatggcagtgtctataacaatgattttcagtggaaggtatgtgatcattcaaaaaaaattgtgtttcttggtggtaccacaatgaaggcaatcgaacttcaaaatattccacctaaaggatatttctttaaagattttggtgagatacttcaaggcaaatgcaaaaccgatagactggaaggtaatttaaattctattataacttatataacttatatatttgcaaacacattcaataatgaaccttactttaatgtagatattattggtgctgttagtgagataaaccatatccaatccaacactccggggaagaaagttgttgtttctattgtgctgaaagatttgaagtaatgcgcattgttttcataacttatgtgtttgataaatttatatattttgcatcactgaatcccatcatataatattgtttatttatattgcaaaataggggtaattgcataaattgcaatttatgggaaatctatggatcaaaatttttggcttactacaatgatcctaaaaacaatggagctattgtaattctgctcactcatgcaatggtaaaagatggccaaggtattacactatcagactttataaatacatagctgatttgtatttttcattatacgttcaataatttttatattaattatacaatttacagtgtcaaatgcatggagtggttccaaattgttgataaatgaagacatccctgaaattcaagattttatgtctaagtatggattttatttatttatttatattcagattattatacataatttttaatttcaaaaacaatcttatttctataggttgcctactaatgaacagaaggagaagcctactcaatctgcaaaatctctttctaattggtctggtggttctcagtattcgccagtagaaaggtttgttcataatgcgaaatgtatgtccttaagtcagttctgcaaaatcaaacatgtaagttgaatactatagagccgaatttatctttactattacaattatattgtttgctttttgaaattaatatcatttttgatttgcttttaggaaactttatgtgttactgtagcaaccacattgaaatttgctgtctcaaagtatggatggttttattatggctgcacaaggtgttcttcgaaggcacctaatcctgaaaaagcttatgaatgttcatgtgggcaaaaagtcaaacagcctataccaaggtacatataatctagatgaattgcaaataaatttggtaatggatttgttattaatcatattattttctttgtttaaaatactataggtacaagattgagatatatgttagcaatggtgaatcaaaatatcgatttgtattctgggattccgaatgtgctgctatacttggaatgactgctgaatttatgcataactctatggtggaggtacattgttatacataagttaaaatgttaatagtttatcgagttgtaaagttcagattatcactcatggttgatattttatttttccattagaATGGAGAAGATGATCCAATGGTTTATCCTGATGAGCTTGAAATGCTGTTGAATAAGAAAATGGCTTTTAGAGTTAAGGTGCAGTCAACGTTTTCCCAAGCGTCTGTGTGGATTTGCAAATCGATCTTCACCGTgcatgaaaaatggaaaatgtTCTAAATATTTTCCAAAACAGTTTCAGCCCGAAACAATTGTTGATCAAAATGGGTTTCCGGTATATAGAAGAAGGGACAATGGACATACAGTTCTTAAGAATGGAATTCAAGTCGATAATCGGAATGTTGTTCCATACAATACAAAGTTGTTGACAAAGTACCAAGCTCACATAAACATGGAATGGTGCAATCAAAGTACATCGATTAAGTACTTATTCAAGTACATCAACAAAGGTTACGACAGAATCACCGCTGCCATTGTACCGAATGATGATGGAACTTCCAACCAGCCGCAGAACATTGATGAGATCAAACATTATATTGATTGTAGGTACGTTTCTAATATATCACTTGAAATATGATGTCATGCAATTTATCTATTTCAACTAAAAGTGTGCAATTTTTCTTTACATGTATGGTGTAGAAAATTTTATATGTACACTGTTTTGACTATATGTGTTATAATAAAATTTATATATTCTGTCTACAATAATCATTCTATTAATTTTAAATCCATTGCCTTTCATTATATTATTTGTAGGTACGTTTCTCCGAGTGAAGCATCTTGGAGGATATTCTCCTTTCCAATCCATGGTAGAAAACCAACTGTTGAGAGAATGTACTTTCATTGTGAAGGTCAAAATTCGGTATATTACACTGATTTTGATCGTATCAATACAGTTCTGGAAAAACCAAGTGTAACTGAATCGATGTTTACATCATGGTTCGAAGCAAATTGCAAGTATCCTGAAGCACAAAATTTAACTTACAGCAAATTTGTTTCAAAAATAGTTTATGTTAAGAAAAAAAGAGAATGGAAACCCCGTCAAAAAGGTTACACAATTGGTAGGCTTATATGGGTTCCTCCAACAACTGGCGAATTGTACTATCTTAGATTGATGCTCACACATGTCAAAGTCCCCCGCAGTTATAATGATATAAAAACAGTGAATAACGTAAAATATGATACTTTCCGGGATGCCTGTTTTGCTATGGGTTTTATCGGCGATGATAGAGAATTCATTGCAGCTATTAAAGAGGCAAATCATTGGGGTTCAGATCAATATTTGAGATTACTATTTGTTCACATGTTATTATCAGGCATCATTAACAGGCCAAGACATGTATGGAGTAAAACATGTCATCTCTTAGCTGATGGAATACTATATGCTCAACAGCGAATTGCAAACAATAGAGGTATTATTTTTCCTATATTGtgaatttttattatatttatttgtTTGATTCTTAAAAGTAAATTTGTTTTATAGTTTACACTTATAATTACTATTGTATAAAGGTTTGAGGTTGTCGGATGAAGAGATAATGAATTTAACATTAATTGAGATTGAACGAAATCTTCAAAGGAAGAGCCGAAGTCTAAAGGAATTTGCTGGAATGCCTTATCCAAGTGGATATGTGGTTGAGCAGTTGGGAAATAAGCTCATATACAAAGAGCGGAGTTACAATCCAGCCGAACAATTGCAAGAATACAATAATTTGTTCTTAAATCTTACAGGTAAATATGTTAAATGTTTGTAAGTTTTGTCATAATTTTATAAAGTTAACTTTTAAAGTATGATTTTAtcttacaattttttttaatgtatAATTAATTTATTCACTGCATGTTTGctatgtatttttttttaaattagatGAGCAAAGAGGTGTATTCAAGCGAATAATGGAAGCAGTAAACAATCAACAAGGAGGCGTATTTTTTTTGTATGGATACGGTGGCATAGGGAAAACCTACATGTGGAAAACTCTAGCTTCCTACATAAGATCAAAGAAACAAATTTGTTTAACTGTTGCTTCATCGGGCATAGCTTCACTACTACTTCCAGGAGGTCGAACGACTCATTCAATGTTCAAGATTCCAATACCTACAATGGAGTCTTCTACATGTAATATCGACAAAGGTAGTGATCGTGCAGAGCTACTAAAAATGGCAAAGTTGATAATTTGGGATGAAGCTCCAATGGCACACAGATTTTGTTTTGAAGTGTttgataaaacccttaaagaCATAATGGGGCGTTCCAATTGTTCTAACAAATTATTCGGAGGGAAAGTAATTGTATTTGGTGGA encodes:
- the LOC127130537 gene encoding uncharacterized protein LOC127130537 is translated as MDAQPPPKPCLWNNSTFDVVTSTNNLFSFPENFLDDYQMLSSVSHTQLSTLIEVQLVRFFLEEKALREKRFDTLRIIYSRVYNLNKRTGDGEVVLKKMKVMREDMKVLVEGVVAHARVQQEEVKGLKKSLEETHNALEGMKEKNGEDDPMVYPDELEMLLNKKMAFRVKFQPETIVDQNGFPVYRRRDNGHTVLKNGIQVDNRNVVPYNTKLLTKYQAHINMEWCNQSTSIKYLFKYINKGYDRITAAIVPNDDGTSNQPQNIDEIKHYIDCRYVSPSEASWRIFSFPIHGRKPTVERMYFHCEGQNSVYYTDFDRINTVLEKPSVTESMFTSWFEANCKYPEAQNLTYSKFVSKIVYVKKKREWKPRQKGYTIGRLIWVPPTTGELYYLRLMLTHVKVPRSYNDIKTVNNVKYDTFRDACFAMGFIGDDREFIAAIKEANHWGSDQYLRLLFVHMLLSGIINRPRHVWSKTCHLLADGILYAQQRIANNRGLRLSDEEIMNLTLIEIERNLQRKSRSLKEFAGMPYPSGYVVEQLGNKLIYKERSYNPAEQLQEYNNLFLNLTDEQRGVFKRIMEAVNNQQGGVFFLYGYGGIGKTYMWKTLASYIRSKKQICLTVASSGIASLLLPGGRTTHSMFKIPIPTMESSTCNIDKGSDRAELLKMAKLIIWDEAPMAHRFCFEVFDKTLKDIMGRSNCSNKLFGGKVIVFGGDFRQILPVVPRGSRSDIIHFTINSSYIWDHCVVLKLTKNMRLQQADNTSSTSELELFSNWILKVGDGKLEEPNDGYTDIPIPNDFLISNYDDPLEAIVSETYPNFLNNYKNPEFLQSRAILAGTIETVDIINQYVLGFIPGEEKEYLSSDSIDIFDGEGNEAFDVLTPEFLNTLTTSGLPNHKIKLKIGTPIMLLRNIDQPEGLCNGTRLIVTRLANHVIEAKIISGKNIGGIIYIPRMDMTPTQSPWPFKMTRRQFPITICYAMTINKSQGQSLDYVGLYLPRSVFSHGQLYVAISRVKSKKGLKILIHDKDNHPLNSTTNVVFKEVFENL